Proteins encoded together in one Catellatospora citrea window:
- a CDS encoding PPC domain-containing DNA-binding protein, with the protein MILFSVQPGQEVMATLTAALAERGVRDGAVVSLIGAVDACCISNMVADDASKDILTEYAQPFELSGTGEIKDGKVHLHVVLGREGDAALAGHLHWANVETFFVNAYVISL; encoded by the coding sequence ATGATCCTTTTCTCGGTCCAGCCCGGCCAGGAAGTCATGGCAACTCTTACCGCAGCTCTCGCCGAGCGCGGCGTGAGAGACGGCGCCGTGGTGTCCCTGATCGGCGCCGTCGATGCCTGTTGTATCTCGAACATGGTTGCCGACGACGCCTCGAAAGACATCCTCACTGAGTACGCCCAACCGTTCGAGCTGAGCGGCACGGGAGAGATCAAAGACGGCAAGGTGCATCTTCATGTCGTGCTCGGCCGCGAGGGCGACGCGGCGCTGGCGGGTCACCTTCACTGGGCAAACGTCGAAACGTTCTTCGTGAACGCCTACGTGATCAGCCTCTAA